The following proteins come from a genomic window of Paenibacillus spongiae:
- the pheS gene encoding phenylalanine--tRNA ligase subunit alpha: MKERLEALRIEALQELQQVTDPQQLNDLRVKYLGKKGALTEISRGMGGLSAEERPVIGQVVNEVRGAIEDVIASKQAAFQQAETEGRLRAETIDVTLPGKKLAAGAVHPLNKVVQEIEDVFIGLGYTVAEGPEVETDYYNFEALNLPKDHPARDMQDSFYVTDELLMRTQTSPVQVRTMKAMNGKTPVKVICPGKVYRRDDDDATHSFQFNQIEGLVVGPNIRMSDLKGTLLQFVQLMFGQQAQIRLRPSFFPFTEPSAEVDVTCSQCGGHGCRMCKQTGWLEILGCGMVHPRVLEMGGYDPAEVSGFAFGMGVERIALLKYGIDDIRHFYTNDLRFLSQFVRM, encoded by the coding sequence ATGAAAGAGCGATTAGAGGCTTTGCGGATCGAGGCGCTGCAGGAGCTGCAGCAGGTTACGGATCCGCAGCAATTGAACGATCTGCGCGTCAAATACCTCGGTAAAAAAGGTGCTTTGACTGAAATATCGCGCGGTATGGGAGGATTAAGCGCAGAGGAGCGTCCGGTCATCGGACAGGTGGTCAATGAGGTCCGCGGAGCGATCGAGGATGTTATTGCGTCCAAGCAGGCAGCTTTCCAGCAAGCCGAAACGGAAGGCCGTCTCCGCGCGGAGACGATCGACGTTACGCTGCCGGGCAAGAAGCTGGCGGCCGGCGCCGTACATCCGCTTAATAAGGTCGTCCAGGAAATCGAAGATGTTTTTATCGGACTCGGGTACACCGTGGCGGAAGGCCCGGAAGTGGAGACCGACTATTATAACTTCGAAGCGTTGAATCTGCCCAAGGATCATCCGGCACGGGATATGCAGGATTCCTTCTATGTGACGGACGAGTTGTTGATGCGCACGCAGACATCCCCCGTCCAAGTCCGGACGATGAAAGCGATGAACGGCAAGACGCCTGTCAAAGTGATCTGTCCCGGCAAGGTATACCGGCGCGACGATGACGACGCGACGCATTCGTTCCAATTCAATCAGATCGAAGGCCTTGTCGTCGGTCCGAACATTCGGATGAGCGATTTGAAGGGGACGCTGCTGCAGTTCGTGCAGTTGATGTTCGGCCAGCAAGCGCAAATTCGCCTTCGCCCAAGCTTCTTCCCGTTCACGGAACCAAGCGCAGAGGTCGATGTTACCTGCTCCCAATGCGGCGGGCACGGCTGCCGGATGTGCAAGCAGACCGGCTGGCTGGAAATTCTGGGATGCGGCATGGTGCATCCGCGCGTTCTGGAGATGGGCGGTTACGATCCGGCTGAGGTGAGCGGCTTCGCGTTCGGCATGGGCGTCGAGCGGATCGCGTTGTTGAAATACGGCATTGACGACATCCGTCATTTTTATACGAACGATCTGCGCTTCCTGAGCCAGTTTGTCCGAATGTAA
- a CDS encoding YcnI family copper-binding membrane protein codes for MKSMKRWSIISMAMLSVLLFASVASAHVTVMPKQAAQGSYEVFTVRVPSEKENATTKSIKVTVAEGAAVTRVEPKAGWTYELEKGADGAIKSVTWTAEGEGLAQTEFTEFRMSGKVADDAKDLVWKAYQTYSDSEVVEWVGADDNAKYPASITTVTAGTGESDGHGAPAAAGDTAKSEDNAEGEDGSSMIQLVLSIAALVVSAAALIAALTRRK; via the coding sequence ATGAAATCGATGAAAAGATGGTCCATCATCAGCATGGCAATGCTGTCGGTGCTGTTATTTGCAAGTGTGGCCAGCGCACATGTGACGGTAATGCCGAAACAAGCCGCGCAAGGCAGCTATGAAGTGTTCACGGTACGTGTACCCAGCGAGAAGGAAAACGCGACAACGAAGAGCATCAAGGTAACGGTTGCGGAAGGAGCTGCGGTGACCCGCGTCGAGCCGAAGGCCGGCTGGACGTACGAGCTGGAGAAAGGCGCTGACGGCGCGATCAAGTCCGTCACGTGGACGGCGGAGGGCGAAGGGCTTGCCCAGACGGAATTCACCGAATTCCGGATGTCCGGCAAAGTGGCGGACGATGCGAAGGATTTGGTATGGAAAGCTTATCAGACGTACAGCGATAGCGAAGTTGTGGAATGGGTCGGCGCGGACGATAATGCGAAATATCCGGCTTCCATTACAACCGTTACCGCCGGAACCGGCGAAAGCGACGGTCACGGCGCGCCGGCCGCTGCCGGCGATACCGCCAAGTCTGAAGATAACGCCGAGGGAGAAGACGGCTCGTCGATGATTCAGCTTGTGCTCTCGATTGCCGCGCTTGTCGTTTCTGCCGCCGCATTGATCGCAGCGCTCACACGGCGGAAATAA
- a CDS encoding response regulator — MDQPVRVLLADDHPHGREGMREILSQDPSFQIVGEAVHGEQAVSLAAELGPDLVLMDINMPVMNGMEATQLIKSIDPRIKIVMVTVSDDIVDLFESVKRGAQGYLLKNLSPSSWLEYLRGVAMDEAPMSKELAFRLLQEFSSGRSGNNSKVDEGSKNPSPSTKRLRASSVAETARQGTTPLTQREQEILERVANGDSNRQIAETFGLSEHTVKNHLKNILQKLHLDNRVQLTRYALEKGLYGGS; from the coding sequence ATGGACCAACCGGTGCGCGTGCTGCTGGCTGACGATCATCCGCATGGACGTGAAGGCATGCGCGAAATATTGAGTCAAGACCCTTCCTTTCAAATCGTCGGCGAAGCGGTGCATGGGGAACAGGCCGTGTCGCTGGCAGCGGAGCTGGGGCCGGATCTTGTGCTTATGGACATTAATATGCCGGTCATGAACGGCATGGAGGCCACCCAGCTGATCAAGTCGATCGATCCCCGGATCAAAATCGTCATGGTCACCGTGTCCGATGATATCGTGGATTTATTCGAGTCGGTCAAACGCGGAGCACAGGGCTATCTGCTCAAGAATCTGTCCCCCTCCTCATGGCTGGAATATTTGCGCGGCGTTGCGATGGACGAGGCGCCGATGTCCAAAGAGCTGGCGTTCCGGCTGCTGCAGGAATTCAGCAGCGGCAGGAGCGGCAATAACTCGAAGGTCGACGAGGGAAGCAAGAATCCATCGCCTTCAACGAAGCGGCTGCGTGCTTCCAGCGTGGCGGAAACGGCCAGGCAGGGGACGACGCCGCTGACTCAGCGCGAGCAGGAGATCTTGGAGCGGGTCGCAAACGGCGATTCCAACCGGCAAATCGCGGAGACGTTCGGCTTATCCGAGCATACGGTGAAAAACCATCTGAAAAATATTTTACAGAAGCTTCATCTCGACAATCGCGTACAGCTCACGCGCTACGCCCTGGAGAAAGGGCTATACGGCGGCAGCTGA
- a CDS encoding sensor histidine kinase, giving the protein MPYNRIKWLILSIPTITIALWEYVRHAFLLPYISMDLGNLLAPVIVLLVTVTFVRMLMRRLEQVHESLQQERALKAGLMEREQLARELHDGISQSLFLLSVKLDRLEQETAGGQAAKTVSQLRSTVRHVYEDVRQSIASLRKEPAVADVQWMQAVKQMADDLALIGLQVEVDWRLPDAALTNKEKVELLAIIREAMFNVQKHARASRLKVRAAEAEDGGFRCTVTDNGTGTEQAELEAMGRYGVRMMMDRAAVMGWRLVIAPASGEDGMNGLMVEVAKEGKRK; this is encoded by the coding sequence GTGCCGTATAATCGGATCAAATGGCTTATTCTATCGATTCCGACGATTACAATTGCACTTTGGGAATATGTCAGGCATGCGTTCTTGCTGCCCTATATCTCGATGGATCTCGGAAATCTATTGGCGCCGGTCATTGTGCTCTTGGTCACCGTCACGTTCGTCCGCATGCTGATGAGAAGGCTCGAACAAGTGCATGAGTCGCTCCAGCAGGAACGGGCGTTGAAGGCGGGACTCATGGAGCGGGAGCAGCTGGCAAGAGAGCTGCATGACGGCATATCGCAATCGTTGTTTCTGTTGTCCGTCAAGCTCGACCGGCTGGAACAGGAGACGGCCGGAGGGCAGGCTGCTAAGACGGTATCCCAATTAAGGAGCACGGTTCGGCACGTCTATGAGGATGTGCGCCAATCGATCGCCAGTCTGCGCAAGGAGCCCGCTGTGGCTGACGTTCAATGGATGCAGGCGGTGAAGCAGATGGCGGACGATCTTGCGCTGATCGGGCTCCAGGTTGAAGTGGACTGGCGCCTCCCTGATGCCGCTCTTACCAACAAGGAGAAGGTCGAGCTGCTCGCGATTATACGGGAGGCGATGTTCAATGTTCAGAAGCACGCCAGGGCCAGCCGGTTGAAGGTCCGCGCCGCAGAAGCGGAAGATGGCGGATTCCGCTGCACGGTGACCGACAACGGAACCGGTACCGAACAAGCGGAGCTTGAAGCGATGGGACGGTATGGCGTCCGTATGATGATGGACCGGGCGGCTGTTATGGGCTGGCGGCTGGTTATCGCGCCTGCTTCCGGCGAAGACGGCATGAATGGACTGATGGTCGAGGTTGCGAAGGAGGGGAAACGGAAATGA
- a CDS encoding copper resistance CopC/CopD family protein, which yields MTMRTGAPILILFVMLAALFLSPGYAFAHAELERSVPEPNARLSEGPAAVEIYFNEPIESKVGALDVLDNNSKAVTGEAPAAGADRKSLKLPLPKLDEGVYTVSYSIVSSDGHPISGSYVFIVGNPPEAVDASSFDLHKQFGHESHGTDSGSFSWKTLILYIVRFLYYSALLLAAGVMLWSLLYKGGADAMNAVRKKWELQIMRFLLLAALVYVFIHASEMMLGYPASDYAKLFGETSVGRGWIALIVLAVAGFPILKLGRVVRMIWAAALLGVESWSGHAVVFEPKAVTVLLDFVHLASSAVWVGGLALLLALWSADRKEAGRFASAFSRAALVSIVLLILTGVVMTLTFMPSLRYLFYTSWGSMLLAKTGAVLLVLVVGALLRRRVRRGDLPSMTLMRLDLGLMAIILAVVGIFTYISPLPGNTPVVYHKMGEEMHLTLRISPNNPGADNKFTVKVWLPEQTGAPKNVVLRLKSQDRKELGAIDVPLQPYEDDEISSFEGFVRADYKAEGPFIPFAGKWNAEIRVMDQEDNEKVESYEFRTY from the coding sequence ATGACGATGAGAACCGGTGCTCCTATACTAATTTTATTCGTTATGCTAGCGGCGCTGTTTCTTTCCCCGGGATATGCGTTTGCGCATGCGGAGCTGGAGCGGTCCGTACCTGAACCGAACGCGCGGCTGAGCGAAGGGCCGGCGGCAGTCGAGATTTACTTCAACGAGCCGATCGAGTCGAAGGTCGGGGCGCTGGATGTGCTGGACAACAATTCGAAGGCCGTCACCGGCGAAGCCCCGGCTGCCGGAGCGGACCGTAAATCACTCAAGCTGCCGCTGCCGAAGCTGGATGAAGGGGTATACACCGTTTCCTACAGCATCGTATCAAGTGACGGACATCCGATAAGCGGCTCCTACGTATTCATCGTCGGCAATCCGCCGGAGGCCGTAGACGCCTCCTCGTTCGATCTCCATAAGCAGTTTGGCCATGAGAGCCATGGCACCGACTCCGGATCGTTCAGTTGGAAGACCTTGATCCTCTACATTGTGAGGTTCCTCTATTACAGCGCATTGCTGCTCGCCGCAGGTGTGATGCTCTGGTCGCTGCTGTACAAGGGCGGCGCCGATGCGATGAACGCCGTTCGCAAGAAGTGGGAGCTTCAGATTATGCGGTTCCTGCTCTTGGCCGCATTGGTCTATGTGTTCATACATGCATCGGAGATGATGCTGGGCTATCCGGCAAGCGATTATGCGAAGCTGTTCGGCGAGACGTCGGTCGGGCGCGGGTGGATCGCCCTCATCGTCCTGGCTGTCGCGGGTTTTCCGATCCTAAAGCTCGGGCGGGTCGTGCGCATGATATGGGCCGCCGCTCTGCTTGGGGTGGAGAGTTGGAGCGGACATGCGGTCGTGTTCGAGCCGAAAGCCGTTACGGTCCTCTTAGATTTCGTCCACCTGGCCTCTTCTGCCGTATGGGTAGGGGGCTTGGCGCTGCTGCTCGCCTTGTGGTCCGCCGACCGCAAAGAGGCGGGAAGGTTCGCGTCTGCTTTCTCCAGGGCCGCGCTGGTTTCGATTGTGCTGCTCATCCTGACAGGTGTCGTGATGACGCTGACGTTCATGCCTTCGCTGCGCTATTTGTTCTACACGAGCTGGGGTTCCATGCTGCTGGCGAAGACCGGCGCCGTGCTGCTCGTGCTGGTCGTCGGCGCATTGCTCCGCCGCCGCGTGCGGCGAGGCGATCTGCCGAGTATGACGCTGATGCGCTTGGATCTCGGGTTGATGGCCATTATACTTGCCGTCGTGGGCATCTTTACGTACATCAGTCCGCTGCCGGGCAATACGCCGGTCGTTTATCATAAAATGGGCGAGGAGATGCATCTGACGCTGCGCATATCGCCGAACAATCCCGGGGCGGATAACAAGTTTACCGTTAAGGTATGGCTGCCTGAGCAGACCGGTGCTCCGAAGAACGTCGTGCTTCGCCTGAAATCGCAGGACCGGAAGGAGCTTGGGGCAATCGACGTTCCGCTTCAGCCGTATGAAGACGATGAGATTTCGAGCTTCGAAGGGTTTGTCAGAGCCGATTACAAGGCGGAGGGTCCCTTCATTCCGTTCGCCGGCAAGTGGAACGCTGAAATCCGCGTCATGGATCAGGAAGACAACGAGAAGGTGGAGTCGTACGAATTCCGTACGTATTAA
- a CDS encoding ribonucleoside-diphosphate reductase subunit alpha: protein MDIIKRNGQKEELIFSKLKKVIDFSCVGYDDCDPLELETALLPYFRNNITTKEIQRTLIQVAVEKTSIEQPNWQYVAAKLLVYDLYKESAINRKYGYFGYGDFYSLITYLTEKGFYGKYILEHYSREEIRELGNYIVPERDYLFNYIGLKTLADRYLIKGFNGEVLELPQELFMGVAMHLAMNEDDKLGWARKFYDVLSRLQMTVATPTLANARKPFHQLSSCFIDTVPDNLWGIYHVDSSFAQVSKFGGGMGIYVGKVRSRGSNIRGYKGVAGGVVPWIKNYNNTAVAVDQLGVRSGAVAVYLDVWHKDILDFLNLKTNNGDDRMKAHDIFPGVCIPDLFMKKVQERESWYLFDPHEVRSMMGWAIEDSWGEEWERRYEECVNHPTLSREEVPAIEIMKRILTSSFETGTPFVFYRDTVNRANPNKHKGIVYCSNLCTEICQNMSPTEYVSTTHEDGIITTKIKSGDYVVCNLSSLNLGRTRTKEDIQEVVACQMRMMDNVIDLNHYPIPQAEITNQKYRAVGLGTSGYHQWLAMNQIAWESEDHLDKADELYEWINYCAVKASMEIAKEKGSYRVFEGSEWQTGEYFDRRGYNSPMWQQLRSDVAEHGVRNAWMFAIAPTASTSLIAGSTAGTDPIFSKFFVEEKKNAVIPQTAPGLNEQTFWYYKEAHHIDQNWSIRAAGRRQRHIDQAQSFNLYITPEYTAKEFLDLYMSAWENGLKTVYYCRNKSLEVEDCVSCSS, encoded by the coding sequence GTGGATATTATTAAGCGCAACGGTCAGAAAGAAGAACTCATCTTTTCAAAGCTAAAAAAAGTTATCGATTTCTCGTGCGTCGGTTACGACGACTGCGATCCCCTTGAGCTGGAAACAGCCCTTCTACCATATTTCCGCAACAACATTACAACCAAGGAAATCCAACGCACGCTCATCCAAGTGGCCGTTGAGAAGACAAGCATCGAGCAGCCGAACTGGCAGTATGTGGCCGCTAAACTTCTTGTATACGATCTATATAAAGAATCCGCAATCAACCGCAAATACGGCTACTTCGGTTACGGCGATTTCTATTCTCTAATCACGTACTTGACCGAGAAAGGCTTCTACGGCAAATACATATTAGAACACTACTCCCGTGAAGAAATCCGCGAACTGGGCAACTATATCGTTCCGGAACGCGACTACTTGTTCAACTACATCGGACTGAAGACATTGGCAGACCGGTACCTCATTAAAGGCTTTAACGGCGAAGTGCTGGAGCTTCCGCAGGAGCTGTTCATGGGCGTCGCCATGCATCTGGCGATGAATGAAGACGACAAGCTCGGTTGGGCCCGCAAGTTCTACGACGTGCTGAGCCGCCTGCAGATGACGGTCGCCACGCCTACGCTCGCCAACGCACGCAAGCCGTTCCATCAGCTGTCGAGCTGCTTCATCGATACCGTGCCCGACAATCTGTGGGGCATCTACCACGTCGATTCCAGCTTCGCCCAAGTGTCCAAATTCGGCGGCGGAATGGGCATCTATGTCGGCAAGGTACGCAGCCGCGGCTCCAATATTCGCGGATACAAGGGCGTTGCCGGCGGCGTCGTGCCATGGATCAAGAATTACAATAATACCGCCGTTGCCGTAGACCAGCTGGGCGTGCGTTCCGGCGCCGTTGCCGTCTACCTGGACGTTTGGCACAAGGATATCCTTGACTTCCTCAACCTGAAGACCAATAACGGCGACGACCGGATGAAGGCGCATGACATTTTCCCGGGTGTGTGCATACCGGATTTGTTCATGAAGAAGGTTCAAGAACGCGAATCCTGGTATCTGTTCGATCCTCATGAAGTCCGTTCCATGATGGGCTGGGCGATCGAAGACTCATGGGGCGAAGAATGGGAACGCCGCTATGAAGAATGCGTCAATCATCCGACACTGTCCCGTGAAGAGGTTCCGGCGATCGAAATTATGAAGCGTATTCTGACAAGCTCGTTCGAGACGGGCACGCCGTTCGTCTTCTACCGCGATACGGTTAACCGCGCGAACCCGAACAAGCATAAAGGCATCGTATACTGCTCCAACCTGTGCACCGAAATTTGCCAGAACATGAGCCCGACCGAGTACGTATCGACAACGCACGAAGACGGAATCATTACGACGAAAATCAAGAGCGGCGACTATGTCGTCTGCAACCTGTCGTCCCTCAATCTGGGCCGCACGCGGACGAAAGAAGACATTCAGGAAGTGGTCGCCTGCCAGATGCGCATGATGGACAACGTGATTGACCTGAACCATTACCCGATTCCGCAAGCGGAAATCACGAACCAGAAGTACCGCGCCGTCGGCCTCGGAACGAGCGGCTATCACCAATGGCTCGCGATGAACCAAATCGCGTGGGAGTCCGAGGACCATCTGGACAAAGCGGACGAGCTGTACGAGTGGATCAACTACTGCGCGGTGAAAGCCTCCATGGAAATTGCCAAGGAGAAAGGCAGCTACCGCGTGTTTGAAGGCAGCGAATGGCAAACAGGCGAGTATTTTGACCGCCGCGGGTATAACAGCCCGATGTGGCAGCAGCTGAGAAGCGACGTTGCCGAGCATGGCGTCCGCAACGCTTGGATGTTCGCTATCGCGCCGACCGCCTCGACTTCGCTGATCGCCGGCTCCACGGCAGGTACCGATCCGATCTTCAGCAAGTTCTTCGTCGAAGAGAAGAAGAACGCTGTTATTCCGCAAACAGCTCCCGGCCTGAACGAACAGACCTTCTGGTATTACAAGGAAGCTCATCATATCGACCAGAATTGGAGCATTAGAGCCGCTGGCCGCCGTCAGCGCCATATCGATCAAGCGCAATCCTTCAATCTATACATTACGCCTGAATATACGGCCAAGGAGTTTCTGGATCTCTATATGTCCGCTTGGGAAAACGGCTTGAAGACGGTGTACTACTGCCGCAATAAGAGCCTGGAAGTTGAAGATTGCGTAAGCTGCAGCTCATAA
- a CDS encoding ribonucleotide-diphosphate reductase subunit beta gives MELHKKKLFNEDGDRDWGKRRMIGGNTTNLIELNNVKYDWATKMYRNMMNNFWIPEEIPLAQDAKDYRNLTISERNSYDKILSFLIFLDSLQTANLPNINEYITAPEINLVLTVHTFQEAVHSQSYSYILDSVCSAEVRDQIYNLWREDKNLLKRNRFITDLYENFIANPSSQNLIKTIMANFILEGIYFYSGFSFFYALGRQGKMLGTVSEIKYIQRDELTHLALFQGIFREIRKENPELFTPVLIEELRQMMKTAVEHEIEWGQYITNNQIAGITNDIIDQYIKYLSNERLRKLNLEILYPEVVEHPMKWVESFSNMNGMKTDFFEQKVTNYSKASNLNWGDL, from the coding sequence ATGGAACTGCATAAGAAAAAACTGTTTAATGAGGACGGCGACCGCGACTGGGGCAAACGCCGCATGATCGGGGGCAATACCACCAACCTGATCGAGCTCAATAACGTCAAGTACGACTGGGCCACCAAGATGTACCGGAACATGATGAACAACTTCTGGATCCCGGAAGAAATTCCGCTGGCCCAGGATGCCAAGGACTACCGTAATCTTACGATCTCCGAGCGCAACAGTTACGACAAAATACTCAGCTTCCTGATTTTTCTGGACTCCTTGCAAACGGCCAACCTGCCGAACATCAACGAGTATATTACGGCACCAGAGATTAATCTCGTTCTAACTGTCCATACGTTCCAAGAAGCGGTACACAGCCAATCGTATTCCTATATTCTCGACAGCGTCTGCTCGGCCGAGGTCCGCGACCAAATATACAACCTATGGCGCGAAGACAAGAACCTGTTGAAGCGCAATCGGTTCATTACCGACTTGTATGAAAACTTCATCGCCAATCCTTCTTCCCAGAACCTGATCAAGACGATTATGGCGAATTTCATCCTGGAAGGCATCTATTTCTACAGCGGCTTCAGCTTCTTCTATGCGCTTGGACGTCAAGGCAAGATGCTTGGAACCGTGTCTGAAATCAAGTACATCCAACGCGACGAGCTGACGCATCTCGCGCTGTTCCAAGGAATCTTCCGTGAAATCCGCAAAGAAAATCCGGAACTGTTCACACCTGTACTGATTGAAGAGCTTCGCCAGATGATGAAGACCGCCGTCGAGCATGAGATCGAATGGGGTCAATATATCACCAACAACCAGATCGCCGGCATTACGAACGACATCATCGACCAATATATCAAGTATCTATCGAATGAACGTCTCCGCAAGCTCAACCTGGAAATCCTCTATCCGGAGGTCGTCGAGCATCCAATGAAATGGGTGGAGAGCTTCAGCAACATGAATGGCATGAAGACGGATTTCTTCGAACAGAAAGTAACCAATTACAGCAAAGCATCCAATCTTAACTGGGGCGATCTGTAA
- a CDS encoding putative bifunctional diguanylate cyclase/phosphodiesterase: protein MSLNRADKKTLWTAIIIIISFMLLRILLDGRSVMMNNGLYVLVHSGIEYMSGAVCFAVLAIACLFYTESLTVQRLYTAVIFIVVGLFDMFHALTTDGMPFFRIVGDTSLSLLYGLTAQVIAAFGLFMIFSTDDRPIPASRRLPASIAAVGLGGLLAISYLSLSGWTAALPALSGNVWPIFRAAAETTVILTYSLTIGIMIYRHRSRRPQAQLMIMQAILLFVFANIQFILSVNPVDMDMLLGHVYKLAGYYYLMKGIYYLTIEEPFKKQQSMEARMRKLAEHDELTGLSNRRQLNRSLQAELERSEAAGSRFAVLLLDIDRFKSINEALGHSFGDVLLRTVSDRLRLAAARPDHVFRLGGDEFAVLMPDLDRNTAADKMAQRIMGMIDKPIMLGEADYHITISLGIAFYPQDGNSVDVLVKNADTAMYHAKKNRNEYQSYKPEMNHEAYDRLRLESDLRQGLEQEQFTLAYQPLVNLCTGSIVGVEALVRWQHPQRGLLPPGEFIPLTEDNGLILPLGEWVLRAACQQNKAWQDAGLPPMMMSVNLSMRQFRQHRLAERIESILEQTGMPPQYLELEITESMTSDSDIASGILSELKAIGVQISIDDFGTGYSSLGNLKKFPVDKLKIDRSFVTDMTKDGSDAAMITTITSLARHLNLKVTAEGVETDEQIRLLREGNCEEAQGFYFSKPIPANMFESWYRHRSQTA from the coding sequence ATGTCACTGAACCGGGCGGACAAGAAGACACTATGGACCGCCATTATAATAATCATTAGTTTCATGCTCTTGCGAATTTTGCTGGATGGACGCTCCGTGATGATGAATAACGGACTGTACGTGCTGGTTCATTCCGGCATCGAGTACATGAGCGGCGCCGTTTGCTTCGCCGTGCTTGCGATAGCCTGTCTGTTCTACACGGAATCATTGACGGTACAGCGGCTATATACGGCCGTCATATTCATCGTTGTCGGTTTGTTCGATATGTTTCATGCGCTGACAACCGATGGGATGCCATTCTTCCGCATTGTCGGCGACACATCGCTGTCCTTGCTGTACGGGCTTACGGCCCAAGTGATCGCGGCATTCGGCTTGTTTATGATCTTCAGTACCGATGACCGTCCAATCCCGGCCAGCAGGCGGTTGCCCGCAAGCATCGCTGCGGTAGGTTTGGGCGGGCTCCTGGCAATCTCATATCTCTCATTATCCGGTTGGACCGCAGCACTCCCCGCTTTGAGCGGGAATGTGTGGCCTATATTCCGCGCTGCCGCCGAAACAACGGTGATTCTCACCTATTCGCTTACGATCGGGATCATGATATACCGGCACCGCAGCAGGCGTCCGCAGGCCCAGCTCATGATCATGCAGGCGATATTGCTATTCGTGTTTGCCAATATTCAGTTCATTCTGAGCGTCAATCCGGTTGATATGGATATGCTCCTCGGACATGTATATAAGCTGGCAGGCTATTATTATCTGATGAAAGGCATCTATTACTTAACGATTGAAGAGCCTTTCAAGAAGCAGCAGTCCATGGAAGCGAGGATGCGCAAACTGGCCGAACACGATGAGCTGACAGGCTTGTCTAACCGGCGACAATTGAACAGGAGCCTTCAGGCCGAGTTGGAACGTTCCGAAGCGGCGGGCAGCCGGTTTGCGGTTCTGCTGCTGGATATCGACCGGTTCAAGTCGATCAACGAGGCGCTTGGACATTCCTTCGGGGACGTTCTGCTGCGGACGGTTTCGGACCGGCTACGGCTGGCTGCGGCAAGACCGGATCATGTGTTCCGGCTGGGGGGCGACGAGTTTGCCGTGCTGATGCCTGACCTCGACCGGAATACGGCGGCCGATAAGATGGCGCAGCGGATTATGGGGATGATCGACAAGCCGATCATGCTGGGCGAAGCGGATTATCATATTACAATCAGCCTTGGCATTGCATTCTATCCGCAGGACGGGAATAGCGTGGACGTGCTTGTGAAAAATGCGGACACGGCGATGTATCACGCCAAGAAGAACCGCAACGAGTACCAGAGCTATAAGCCGGAGATGAATCATGAGGCATATGACCGGCTCCGTCTGGAGAGCGATTTGCGCCAAGGCTTGGAGCAGGAGCAGTTTACGCTCGCGTATCAGCCCCTGGTGAATTTATGCACGGGGAGCATCGTCGGGGTTGAAGCGCTTGTCCGTTGGCAGCACCCGCAGCGCGGCCTGCTTCCGCCGGGTGAATTCATCCCGTTAACGGAAGATAACGGCCTCATTCTGCCGCTCGGCGAATGGGTGCTCCGTGCCGCATGCCAGCAGAATAAAGCATGGCAGGATGCAGGTCTGCCGCCGATGATGATGTCGGTCAATCTGTCGATGCGGCAATTCCGCCAGCATAGACTTGCAGAACGGATCGAGAGCATCCTGGAGCAGACGGGAATGCCGCCCCAGTATTTGGAGCTGGAAATTACGGAGAGCATGACGAGCGACTCTGACATTGCCAGTGGAATATTGTCGGAATTGAAAGCAATCGGCGTACAAATCAGCATCGACGACTTCGGAACCGGGTATAGCTCACTGGGCAATCTGAAGAAGTTCCCCGTCGACAAGCTGAAGATCGACCGGTCGTTCGTGACCGATATGACGAAGGACGGAAGCGATGCGGCGATGATAACAACCATTACCTCGCTGGCCCGTCATCTGAATCTTAAAGTAACCGCCGAAGGCGTCGAGACGGACGAACAAATCCGTCTCCTGCGCGAGGGGAACTGCGAGGAAGCGCAGGGCTTCTATTTCTCCAAGCCGATCCCGGCCAATATGTTCGAAAGCTGGTACCGGCACCGCTCCCAAACCGCGTGA